The genomic stretch CCAATACACGATCGGCGGCGCCAACACCGGCGTGGCGGCCATGCTGGTCGGCGGCCAGAACAACACCGTCAATAACAACAGCCTGCTCTACGCGATGGGGGCGACGCCGACATTCTCGGTCATGCAGTCCAGTTTCGCCTCGTTCAAAGCGTCGCTGCTGGCTCCCGGGCCGGTCGTGCCCACTGACGCGATCCTTGAAACTCTGCTCGACGATTTCAGCCCATTCGCTATCACCGGAACGTCGGGCAACGATACGATCAAGAACCAACAGAGCGTGGTGGGTCTCGGCCGCGTCATCGGCAACATCGACCTCGGCGGCGGCATCAACGAGTTCGACAATTTCGCCGATTCATCGATGGTTGGTCTCAAAACCATCAATCTCGGAGCCGGCGGGCTGTTCAAGAATCAGGGCCTGATGACCAACCAGGGTATCGGGGTCGTTGCGACCGTTGCCGTCACCGGTGGATTTACCCAGGACGGTACCGGCAGTTTCGTCACCGACATCGACCTGAACAACCAGATCACCGACGCGCTGACATTGACCGGCGCCGGCAATTTCGACGGCACGGCAGCGCTGAACTTCCTGTCGATCGACAAGCTGTTCACGCAATACGTGCTGGCGACCGGCTCGTCCATGGCTGACAACTACCTGACGCCGACGACGCCGCATCCCTATGTCGGCTTCAATTTCCTGACCAAGGTCGACGGCAACGATCTCGTTCTCTACGCCGACAACAAGACCTTCCTCCAACTGGCACAGGACCCGGGGTCCGGCACCAACGATCCAGGCGTGTTCCAGATGGCGCAGTATCTCGACGACGTCGAGGCCTCGTCCACCCCGGACAATCCAATGGCCCGGCTCATCAACATGTTGCGTTTCCTGCCCAGCGAAGAGGAACTGGGCGCTGCGCTGACGCGACTGACACCACATTATGCGGTGCATACGTTCGACATGATCAACCGCGAAGCCGACATGATGCTGGAAGCGGCGCGCGAGTGCACCGGCGCGCCGGCCTACAAGAATCCGGATGGTCGCTGTGTCTGGGCGTCGATCAGCCCGCAGGCGGAGTATAGCCGCGATGCCGGTGCGGGGACGACAAGCCGCGACGACGTGCTGAAGACGATGTCGCTTGGCGGCATCGGCGAGGTCGGCCAGAACTGGTCGCTCGGCGCCACCATCGGCCGTACGGAATTCGATTCCAAGATCGACTTCAACGGCGATCTGCTGTCGGAAACCACCGGCGAGGCCTGGCAGGCATATGCGCTGGCGAAATATGCCAACAAGAACTACTTCGTCGATTTCGCAGTCGGCGGGGGTACCGGCTCCTTCAAGGGAGAACGCGATACGTATGTCGACCAGGTCGGCTTCATTCCGGGCGAAACGCTGATCGGCGATTATCTTCCGGAAGAACTGCTGCCCGGCATAGGCAACAGCGTGACCTACACCCAGAAGACCGCCATGTTCGGCGGCTCGGCGCGGTTCGGCGTAACGCAGCAGATGGGCGTTTTCTACCTGCAGCCGACCTTGCAATTGGACGCGCGCTGGCTGCGTGTTTCGGGCAAGGAAGAAGGCTCGGTGGCCGCCTTCAACTTCGATGGCTCGGCGAACACATACTATTCGGCGACCCCGGCTTTGGAGATCGGCACCGACATCGCGCTCAGCGATGTTGCCAGTCTTCGCCTCTACGGAAAGGCCGGAGTGGAGTTTTCCAATAAGGAGTGGGAGATCGAAGGCCGCTTCGCCGCGGCGGAGAATCTGCCCGGCAGCCCCGCATTGCACTTGACGGAGCCCGTCGATTCGCCGCTCTATCGGGTCGGCGCCGGCCTCGAGCTGAATGGCGTCAATGGCGTCGGCATGTCAGTCAGGTATAACGGCGCCTTCGGGGAAACGGTCAAACAGAATGCAGTCAGCGCGTCTCTCAAGGTCAGTTTCTAGGCTGGTTCGAGACGGAGCCGGGCGGGAGAGGTCTTGATGAGGAAATACGCGTATTTGGTTGCGGTGCTGGGTGTGGCCTGCATTGTCGGGCTGCCGGCCGTGGCCGCGCAGACCAAGGGCGACAAGGTGGCGGCGACGCCCGCGCCCGCCGCTGACGCGCCGCAACTGCCCGGCGGGGCATCGGCCTTGTCCGAAACCCATGGCGACTGGACGGTCAATTGCCAGATATCGGGCACGAACAAGGTCTGCAGCCTGTCGCACCAGCAGTTCAACAAGCAAAGCAACCAGCGGCTGCTGGCGATCGAGCTGTCGAGCAAGACCGGTGACGATGCGACGGGGACCCTTGCCCTGCCGTTTGGACTGGCTCTCGCCAAGGGCGTTACGCTCACCATCGACGACCAGAAGCTGGACGGCAGCCTGGCGTTCAACACCTGCCAGGTGGTCGGCTGCCTGGTGCCGGTGGCGTTCGATGCCAATGTCACACCTCTGCTCAAGAACGGCACGACGCTGAAAATCGACGCCTTTGCCGCCGACACGGGGCAAGCGGTGAGCTTTTCCATTCCGCTCAACGGTTTTGGCGGGGCGCTTGCCCGCACGGCGGAGCTTTTGTCCAACTGAGGGCGGAGATCACCGGCGGCAAGAGGGGTTGGCGGAAGGGTTTTCCCGCCAACAGGTCAAACAGCGATCGTCTTCAACCGCTCGGCAATGAGGGCGGCGAGCCGCGTCGCCACCTCGTCCTTGCTCATTTCGGGCCATTCCTCGACGCCGGTCTTCGACACGATCCGCACCCGGTTGCGATCGCCGCCCATCACGCCTGAAGGGCCGATGCCGCTTTCATGCGAGACATCGTTTGCGACGATGAAATCGGCACCTTTCTTCCTGAGCTTGGCCTCGGCGTTGCGCAAAAGATCCTGCGTCTCGGCGGCGAAACCGATGACCAGGCCGGGCCGTTGGCTGTGATGGCCGACGCCGGCAAGGATGTCGGGGTTCTCGACCATGCGCAGCACCGGCGGGCCTTCACCCGCCACCTTCTTGATCTTCTCACCGGCCGAATTCTCGCTGCGCCAGTCGGCGACGGCGGCGACGAACACCGCGGCGTCCGCTGGCAGAAGCTGTTCCACCGCATCGTGCATTTCCTGCGCACGTTCGACATGGATGGTCTTCACACCGGCCGGGTCGGCAATGCTTACGGGACCCGAGACGAGGCGCACATCGGCGCCGAGCCTGGCCAACGCCGCGGCGATGGCGTGGCCCTGCTTGCCGGAGGAGCGGTTGGCGATGTAGCGCACCGGGTCGATCGGCTCGTGTGTCGGGCCGGAGGTGACGATGATCTTGCGCCCCGTGAGCGGTTTGAGGCCGGCATCGAGCAGCACTTCGATAGCGGCGACGATCTCCAGCGGCTCGGCCATGCGGCCTTCGCCGGCCTCATTGCTCTCGGCCATCTCGCCCTTGGCCGGACCCATGAAGGCGATGCCGTCCTTGCCCAATGTCGCGCGATTGCGGCGGGTGGCCGGATGCGCCCACATTCTGGGGTTCATCGCCGGCGCCATCAGCACCGGCTTATCGGTGGCCAGCAGCACGGTCGAGGCGAGATCGTTGGCATGGCCGTTGGCGAGCTTGGCCATCAGATCGGCGGTAGCGGGCGCGACCACCAGAAGGTCGGCCTCGCGCGACAGCCTGATGTGGCCGACATCATGCTCGTCATTGCGGTCGAACAATTCGGTGAAGACATGGTCGGCCGAGAGCGCGCCGACAGACAGCGTGGTGACGAATTCCTGTGCCGCTGACGTCATCACCACGCGCACTGCCGCGCCGCGCTCGCGCAGCCGGCGGATCAGGTCGAGCGCCTTGTAGGCGGCGATGCCGCCGCCGATGATGAGCAGGATGCGCTTGCCAGAGACGCTGCCGCGCGGAAGGATCCTGCCCGCAGGGGCCGCAACAGGAGCCGCTGTACCCTGCGCAATGGTCAACTCGCGCAGGGTCTTTTCGATCTGGTCGATACGGCCGGGTCCGATCTGACCGTCGACTGCGGCCCGGATCATCACCCGCGCCTGTTCTTCCATCGAGCGGTTGTTCTCCGCCGCCAACCGGCGCAGCATCTCCTTGACCTCATCGTCAAGGTTGCGAATGGTGATGCTGGCCATGTGATTGCACTTTTCTCATCTTAGCCGATGGCGATGATAGCAATGCAATCACTGACGAGCAAGCGCGATCGGCGATCGCCAGCGAGCCTATTTTGGCAATTCGGAATCAGTCTTCTCGGATCGGAAGACCCACCAATTTCCCGGAACCGCTCGTTGGTGGGTTGGCTTCAAGCACAATGTTGACGTAACCTGACCACTCTAGATGGCGTTGCGTTAGCGTAACGCGGCGCCCCTCAAACTCGTGGCCCTCGGTCAGCACAATCCCGGCCCAAAGCTTTGGCTCCGAGCGCTCAAGTTTCATCGTAAAAGCAGCCGGCACCTCGGGACGGAACTCACCTGCAATGAGCCACCCGTAGCCATAGATTGGCTTCACCTCTACGACTGGCAACGTGTCCATACCGCCAAGATAACCCTATCGCTACCCGCTCCACTATCCGGCAATCACAAGATTTTCCACGCAATATAGATCAGCGTCAGCGCGATCACCCACAGCGCCGCGCGGCCGGAGCGGCTGTAGCGCGCCTCAGCCTTGCCTATGGCGCGGGCGGTGGTCTCGTCGAAGCGCAGCCCGTGCTCGGCCATCAGGTCGATTTCGCGCGACAGCCGGTCGGTGCGCGCGGCAAGTTCGGGTATCTGGCGGGCCAGCGTCAGCAGCGCCTTGGCGCCGTCGC from Mesorhizobium sp. NZP2077 encodes the following:
- the coaBC gene encoding bifunctional phosphopantothenoylcysteine decarboxylase/phosphopantothenate--cysteine ligase CoaBC, which codes for MASITIRNLDDEVKEMLRRLAAENNRSMEEQARVMIRAAVDGQIGPGRIDQIEKTLRELTIAQGTAAPVAAPAGRILPRGSVSGKRILLIIGGGIAAYKALDLIRRLRERGAAVRVVMTSAAQEFVTTLSVGALSADHVFTELFDRNDEHDVGHIRLSREADLLVVAPATADLMAKLANGHANDLASTVLLATDKPVLMAPAMNPRMWAHPATRRNRATLGKDGIAFMGPAKGEMAESNEAGEGRMAEPLEIVAAIEVLLDAGLKPLTGRKIIVTSGPTHEPIDPVRYIANRSSGKQGHAIAAALARLGADVRLVSGPVSIADPAGVKTIHVERAQEMHDAVEQLLPADAAVFVAAVADWRSENSAGEKIKKVAGEGPPVLRMVENPDILAGVGHHSQRPGLVIGFAAETQDLLRNAEAKLRKKGADFIVANDVSHESGIGPSGVMGGDRNRVRIVSKTGVEEWPEMSKDEVATRLAALIAERLKTIAV
- a CDS encoding invasion associated locus B family protein, giving the protein MRKYAYLVAVLGVACIVGLPAVAAQTKGDKVAATPAPAADAPQLPGGASALSETHGDWTVNCQISGTNKVCSLSHQQFNKQSNQRLLAIELSSKTGDDATGTLALPFGLALAKGVTLTIDDQKLDGSLAFNTCQVVGCLVPVAFDANVTPLLKNGTTLKIDAFAADTGQAVSFSIPLNGFGGALARTAELLSN